One window of the Oncorhynchus clarkii lewisi isolate Uvic-CL-2024 chromosome 19, UVic_Ocla_1.0, whole genome shotgun sequence genome contains the following:
- the LOC139375145 gene encoding protein LBH-like: protein MTKVINTQEPVMEDFSVAAAVSGDQGISFQIFPDTHERNPKLSKRLPSIVVEPSVGGNVESGELRWPPKDPNSAEVPSGIQPYKHTPLQTTQDQTADEDQNLGVQDSSEVVSGAVVEESN from the exons ATGACTAAGGTGATTAACACACAGGAACCTGTGATGGAGGACTTCAGTGTAGCTGCAGCTGTGTCAGGGGATCAGGGCATATCCTTTCAG ATCTTCCCTGATACCCATGAGAGGAATCCCAAGCTGTCCAAGAGACTTCCCTCTATTGTGGTGGAGCCCTCTGTTGGGGGCAATGTTGAGAGTGGGGAACTCCGTTGGCCCCCTAAGGATCCCAACTCTGCTGAGGTCCCAAGTGGGATACAGccctacaaacacacacctcttcAGACCACACAGGACCAGACTGCAG ATGAAGATCAGAATCTTGGGGTGCAGGACAGCAGTGAAGTGGtgtctggggctgtagtggaggaaTCTAACTGA